The following is a genomic window from Vitis vinifera cultivar Pinot Noir 40024 chromosome 6, ASM3070453v1.
GGTGAAGTTTGTAAATAGGACAATTCCTTTTGTCGTGTATCCCCAATTGATGCAACCTCAGATGCTTCAATTGTCGATAAGGCAATGCTTCCTTTTGGCATCTTTAATGTTATCTCTActtgtgttttaaaaaaattaagtgaagTGTATaagttacaaaaataaataattcctTATCCAACCCAAAAACTCCTATGAAACACCTAACAAATGGTGAAAACACTTGATACCAAGTGAGGTTAGGTCAAGTTTGAGTTCACCTTAAACCAAATCCAATTTGACACAATTACGCTAGCAATGAAGCCATTGGAGGTAGGATAACCATTCTTTGAGGTTAATTTGAAGCACACATGACATATACAATGTGTGTCAAAAggcacaaccaaaaaaaaaaaaaaaaaaaacacaaaaaacaattcTCCTACTTAGTGAGAACTCTACCAATTAACAAAATCAATTATAGACATAGAACCTATATCTATATAAGTCTTTACCCACCAAAACAgatttaaaccaaaaaaaaaaaaaaaaaaatccttttcgAGGCTTGATCTGATTATTCCTCATTTGTAAACAACtttcaattcatttcttttcatatAATCCAAAAGATGCAAAATGGAGCCGTTCTCCAAACCTTCATGCATCTTTTGCCCATATAGGATCTATGTCATCATAAAAGAGTATCTTTGAGGATTACACCTAATAAACACTAAATACAACGAATAATAATTGTTGAAGGACCCTTGTCTTGGTACAATGAAAAAGGATATCATATATGGATTCTCCctcaaccttacaaagagaacaTATATTGACCAATCTTACGTTGATCTAGAGTCAACAACTTCCCCAACTAACCTTCCAAGTGAAAAAATTTGCTTTAGATGGCATCGATGGATTCCAAATTTCACTCATTAGAAAAGGAATAGATATCTACTGCCATAAATCTATCACCCAAACCTCTTTTGAAATGGTTAAGGCatacaaaaaattgaaagatacaCATAAAGATTCATCTTCACATTACTTATCCTTCTAAAACTTCACCCTCCTTCCATTACCCACAACAAAAAAGGATCTACTAGAATAGGTGTTCCAATCCTTCTTGATATTTTTCCATAGCCCGAACTCATATCCATCTCTCACTTCACAAAACCATCAACCTCCATCTTCCTCCGcatattttccatttatgacctaTTTCCAAAAAGCTTCTCTTACAATTTGGCATTGTCAACTTTGCTTCCACAAAAGCACCTTATTAAGCGAAGAACGGCGTGTAATGCCCCTTCCCCTCTCCCATACCCATATCTCACTTGACTGAAAGCTTCTCTTTCAGTTGCATATGCCAATGGGTTTTAAAAATTACACAGTTTTCTGCTATATGAATCATAAAATGCTAGTTACTACATTGTTATATTCAAAACACgaagatgaataaaataattaatttgttcaaGAAAAAATGACAATCATCATCAATCAAAAGTTCTGAGCTGAGGAAAGCCAATAAGTCGTACCACACGGAGTAAGAGACAAATATAACTCTATAAGATAGAACTCTATAACATGGccaaattataatattttaccaATTTCGAATGGCAATATTAGTTTGGGGGGGAAAGATCAAAAACCTTTTAGCATATCCTCTTTTGACACTGTTGAGCTACTTATCAAGAAGTAGCAagtgcaaaagaaaaaaaaaaaaaaaagtttcccAAATCCATCCAAGAGCATCTCTTGAACTCAAGAGCATCTCTTGAACTCAAGAGCATGTTTCCCCAGTCTAGCAACCACAACGTTTCACCTGTTTGTTGCCTCTAAAGGTAGTTATTAACCATTTCTTGTCCGAAAGCCTTCATGAGAAAATGTTTAGAATACATTTTTTATAGGccagaaaatatttaaaatgtgcTCACTAAAAAGACAGGagaaaataaagttattttctttgaagCTCCAACGAATGGAATATGCAGTTACTAATTGAACTTGAAAAAGAATgcttataaaataatttgtattacCTGTATATTTCAACCAATTCAATCTTTTTTAGTAGATCCATCTCCACCCTTCACAGATCCCTTGGCGTCACCCTGTTGAAAATGGCAATTTTCGTCAGAGGTACCATTATTAATTGTAAATAAATGCTACAaatccataagaaaattttgtgtCTAAGCACAAAACAATCaataaagtaaaagaaacaTCATCTATAGCAAGAGATTGTATAAACTAACCTCTATCTGACAACATTGTATTCAGCCCAGAAACACGAAGGCACAAACGAGGAAAAGCACGTTAGTTCAAAGTCATAGTCAATGAGTCCATTAAAGATACAAAAATgatctaaaataaatatctatGTATACACTACATAGAAATCACAATCAAACCTttaaatatgaggaaaaatatttaaactccAAAAAGTAAAATACCTCTCTGAACCTGTGTAGATACACTTTCAGAGGATCAATATAATCTTCAAACCCTAACGTAGCCATTGCCCATAATAAATCATCACCATTAATTGTCTTCCTCTTCTCCTTCTGGCACTTGTCACTCGCTCTTCAAAACCCAGAACAGAGTCAATTTAtcttgaaattaaaaacaaaaaaaacaaaaaaaaaaaaaccctaaccccgTTTGGTTACCGGAAAAACAAAAGGATGAAGAAACTTTGAAACTTTTATGTCCGATGTTCcatcaatttccaaataatgaaataatcGACTCAATAAACCAATTAGCTACAATCGGCTCAATAAAGTGGAACATTCATTATCACGGGCCtggaagaagaaaacaaaacaaaacctaaAATTCAAAGTTTTAATTCCTCTtaacttttccaaaattttctcagCGACCAAACGGAGCCAAATTACGGCACCgacaattaaaaacaaaaccctcATACTCGCTGGTGATGAAACTGATGAACTCGGAAACGCATTCTTGGAGAGTCTCCTTCGCATCCTTGGCGATCTTGCCGTTGGCCGGAAGAGCCTTCTTCATGATCCTGCTGATATTTGCGATAGGAAGGTACCTATCCTGCTCTCGCACATTGGAACGAGGGCTGTGCTCGCCGCTCTCGTGACTGCCGCCACCGCCGGGGCTCGTCGGAGCTTCAGCCATAGTCACTGACAAAGCTAAACTCGGATCGAAGCACAAACCCTAAAGCTGCCATGGAAAGTAGAGAGAGAATCGCTGAGATGAGAGAACTCTAGAGGGAGGAAGTACTGAGAGAAAAtcagtttattaaaaaaacccaaaaaaaaggcctaccaaagagagagaaaaggaggGATTCGTATTTGGCGCGAGACGAATAGAGAGAGGCGAAGGTAGATCGGACGCTGGAGAAGAGATGAGGAAGAGAGACGACTAGGATGGGGCTTTGAGGTTTGAGCTCTGTTTATCATCACCGTTGGTCTGATTTAtttggcttttttcttttttcttttttttcctcgaattttatttttaattttaaaatgtggcGAAATGCAAGCGGGTCAAAAGCTATATGACGCGTCTCTTCCTTTACTTCAAGAGGAGATTATCGTAGTATGCAGATATTTTACACCGAACTTTTTGTGAGACGCCATTTGGGGCCGTTGAATGGGAAGTAAATGCATTCTACGGTTGGATTGAAGGAGTtcgaatgaattttttttagtatctttgttttaaaaaaaaattgggtacCAAAGTACAAAAACAAAGTGATAAGAATTTATTTCATGATTAagtcttttaaaaacaattacaacCAATTAAgctttaaacataatttattgtATCATGCAAGATTTAAACATACtctatttttgttatattaaattattaattatagaagaaaaaagtttatataattttatttcaaacatTTACATCTCAAagtgttttgtaaaatttattacttattatttaataatttaacttaaaattaaattatatttaagttgttgacttgaaatttattacttaaattttattttaaatattaaaattatttgatgaaatttatattaaatcatcaaactaatatatattataaattataattatgaaaagGGGATTGAATAATAATGGAAATTGTaggtagtaaaaaaaaattgtaaagataattaagataaattgaggtaaaaaaagttaaatgaagATGTGAacttaatatgacttaaaataaataataataataataataataataattttagataatgagtaaaattaaattaaattattttatcaaatatacttaatttatttaatgatttaaattaagttattaagttactttaaattattaagttcgTTTATCAAACATCCGCTTAATATGGTACCATTCTTTATCGCTACAGCTATCTTCTAAATAATTACTTACTCTAGTATGTAGAAGTTCAATGCTTTTTAATATACAATATAAATGTTTAGTGTTTCTTAAAACCCTTTAAATGAGTTTAGATTTCGTAATTATGTGAAAACATTCCCTCTTATTATTATTCCTAATTTTCAACCTTACAAAtaaccaaaatatataaaagatccACACCATTTGACACCATATAAGCAAATTAAAATATGTAGAATTGGAAATTATCAACATTATATGTGAAACCATACACTTTTAGACCATTTAATCTCCAGCTTGCCATATTCCATGATAAATACCCAAATTTATATACATTCATAGGTAAAATATATACATtctatatatgaaaaattatgcACATTTAATGTAaacttatgtatattttttacaaaaaaaaaatatctacatCACATCCAATAGAAAAACATAcataaatattttggaaatagGTATCATAAGTACTTCTACACCAAAATACATCCAAACACACACATATAAGGATAACATTAATAGATaacaaaaatacattttcaTAACATTAAAATCGAAATATGTCACAAGATCCaattattacaaataaataacGATACAATAAAATTCATATTGGAGGGGATTCTTGTAAAAAATATGAGTGTTCCCAAGCTTCTCGCAACCTTTTTGGTAATAAATTGAGATTCAATGCATTGAATTCAAGGTTTGTTAGGAGGTCATTTTGAATTGGAGGAAGGACATTAGGGTGATCACACCTACTTTTACCATACATAGATCCAGCCGAACACCCTTCCAATTCATTCCTTTGTAACAATTGCCATATATGCTAGGAATATCTAGATTTCTCTATTATGATTCTTGAACCACTAGGGTACATGCAATTATACTTAAGGTTTTTTCTAGATCCATGCACAATAAAAGCAAtggtaattttaaaacttttagatctagagagaaaaaaaatggccaGACCCATGATCTAGATGTTCATAGATTAAATCTAATCCACATAAATAGTGTAGTAAGCACTGTAAatctcaaaaaccaaacaatAGTTCACCTAACATTCTCTAATTAAGCTTTATACTAGAGAGTAGTGGAGTTCTGTTTATATGGGGAGATTAAGGTTTATATAGGCCTCCTTGTGGGTTTTAGTGACTTGATCCCTATTAGGATAAAGCCCTATACAacataacatgatgtaacaattTTGTATTATCCCAATTGTGTTAATAGATTACTTAAGCATTTACGTTTATATTACTTGCATTATATATGACttaggtgtattaggagttgcataaacAATCTAAGTCATGAGTTCATTGCAAGGCGATAAGTTCATAATTGGTTCATGAATTGAGGCAATCCAGTTGAGATTGTAGTGTACTATATTATAATCGAAGGGATGACTTATTTTGGTTATCGGGATGGCTTCCCATGGGGAGTATACTAATGTGCATGGTTACATATTAAATAAGGCATACGTTGAATCATAATATTGGCTATCGGatagtcatgattcaccaaactattaTACTACATAGACTTGTAACCTTTAGAGGATATTAAGATTGTGTTTAAATCAACATTAGACTTTAATCTATGGGTGAGACTCTAATATGATCACATAT
Proteins encoded in this region:
- the LOC132252613 gene encoding nuclear transcription factor Y subunit B-like, translating into MAEAPTSPGGGGSHESGEHSPRSNVREQDRYLPIANISRIMKKALPANGKIAKDAKETLQECVSEFISFITSEYEGFVFNCRCRNLAPFGR